The window ACCCCACCAAACTTGTAAACTAGGGTGAccctgttagagaataatataaatcatatcttgggatctcacctaatagtttaaattattgggttgagaatattttttgacatggtatcagagccttgatgactaagcggtcacgagttcgaatttcACCattcccatttatttgataaaaattaagcataaggtaatgtgggtctgtgcaagtttcaagcccaaagagctttcacttgaaggggtgtgttagagaataatataaatcatatattgggacctcacctaataacttaagctattgggttgagatggttccttAACAAACCCAAGTTACCCTAGCAAACCCGCAAACCATACTAACCTTATAGAAATgtaaaatagaaagaaacaaattatgaagtcaaattctcaaccatctcaatattaaaagataaaattgacaaaaacaaatttgaaataaaaaatcataataaaaattcaaaaagaaaaagaaaaaaaagaaagcagaacactgtggattactattgtcattcaCAATGCAATGTGTGTGGGTGAACAATGGTTTTCtcaccctttaatttttgttgttttataaattttaataacatgactattctttaaaaatattttttttaaattatatgtaaaaaaataaactataaaaaaatcaagttcaattaaaaaaacaaatcactaaACTCGTAAACCGGGACAACCTGAGTTACCTTGACAAGCCTATAAACCACATTAACTtcatataaaagtaaaataaaaaacaaattatgaagttaaattctcaataatctcaaagataaaattgacgaaatagatttaaaaacaaaaattaaagaaaaaagaaaaaagaaagcaaaacactGTGGGTTACTATTATAATCCACGGTGGAATAAGTGTTGGGTGAATAGTGGTTTCCCTcacatctttcaatttttgttacttcataaaatttaataatatgttttttttcaaaactatttttctaacaatataataaaaaaatagactataaacTGGGCAATTTGGGTTACCTCGACACACCCACAAACCACgttaaccttatagaaagacaaaataaaatggaaaaaaattacaaaactaaattcttaatcatctcaatattaaaaaataaaatcaacaaaaacaatttaaaaaaaaatcataacaagaaaataaataaaaaaaatcatatattaaaggaaaaaaaaaaaacactgagaAATCCTATACCAATCTACGGTGTAGCCTCTACTGAAGTGATTGGCGGTTGGAATTTTTATGGATATTTGCTACTTTAGTAAGAGTTGAATCACTAGGAATTTTGTTTACATCAATCCATAACGATGGAATGTGCAAGTTCTATCCACAACAGTCTTCTGTAGCACAATGATTCATTTAAACCACACCTTTTCAAATAAGATGGAGACCGTTTGTTTGCCAagaattagatttattttggaaaatatattgttttttttttatgttaagtaatttgaaaaataaattaaaaaaacttttcaatgtTTGCaaagtcatgaaaaaaataaaataaaataatttattaatgtttttattttttaaaatttattaagagaataaagactaaataaaaaaattaaaatataaaattaaataaatatgatgttataaattattttaaataaaataaataacaattaaaaataacagaTAAAAGAGTtcaaagatgataaaattaaaaatattataatttcataaattattttaaataaaaataaactgcaatcaaagaaatatagatcaaatatgatagataaaaatttttaattaaaaaaacgataagaaaacattaaataacaataaaaaaattaggatcaaagtttatataaaaatcaaattaaatcaaattttaagagaaaaaattgaaaaaaaaattcaaaacaaaatatatagcaataaaaaaattgaagaccaaatttaatataatcaataaGTAACaagacatttctaaatttttcacaacttctaaaaagtgttttccgctcaaaataaaataaaaaaatatttttctgaaaactaaactaaatttttatttgactgaaaaatcttttatgttgaccaatttttctagtgataaataaatatataaaagtttaaaaaataatttctagaaaGCCACTTTCCAAGCCTAGAAACTAACTTCGAAAAATGTATGAATCActaaattatttgatatgaaaTCCATTCAGGTAAaagttttctaaaataatatatttttatttatttaaaaaaattcttaatattGACCATTGAATTTGAAGCAGGTTATTAAAAATCCAATCAagtcaattaaattttaagacgctaatatcttgtttaatttaaataaaataaaaacctggTCTGAATTAGACTTCAAGTCTAGCATCTTTTCAATTAGCTCACAAAAATATGCAGTTAGATGGCAAAGGTGGAAGAATTGTTAAAGACGAAGTTGAATCAAGTCATCTAATCCTACACTACAGGTTTGATTGCATAAACTTAACAATGAGACCCCAAATCACATTCAAATCAGAAAgatttcagttaaaaaaaatcagagagtTGCAATCTATCACCAACTCTTGCTGCATTTTCAAAGCACGATCAATATTATACTGTAAACTGACTAGGTCAACTTAACTGGATCTctcataaaatcataaactaTTGACGTGGACCAATTCAACAACAATCTGACGCATTTCCTGGCAATGAGGTGGTGGAGGATAAATAAATATCGGAGCTATCAGCTACCGAATAATACAGCACCAGCAACAAAAGATTTGAGAAACCAAGGGAGGCCCCATCGCCATTAATGTTCAGGGAAAGTACAGCTTATTTAACACAAAACACTACAAAAGTGTAGACGGGACATGGAAATTACAGGAAAGCAAAGGCTCAAGCCAGGTAAAGAGCAGAAAAAGGACTATCCTCGAAGAAGACTGATGCCAAATGAAATGGTGCACCCGATAAGCCCCAACAAAGCCAAGAATCCATATTTCCTGTGCAccaggaaaaacaaaatcactacCATTACGGTATTAACAAGAATGTCCACAGTTGCAACTGACACTATAGTTAATCAGGAATGGCTGGAACGAGCACTTGTGAGCATCTCTGTTTCAGCCATCGGATCAGCACTTCAAAACCAAGAGAGTGTGCACGAGTGGCTTCCAGAAAAGTGAATTTTCAACACAATAAATAGCTTAAACATAGCACATAGGTGCTCATACTAGCCATTCCCTTGTTAATCCTACACATATGTGACATCAAATTCACATGATTATGTGCACGAGTCATGCATAGACTGACTGAAGTTGATGAAATTCAAAACTTAACGCAAATCATATATGTCAAATTTCAATGTGATTTGCACAGTTATATGCTTCAACATATGTTATGAACAGAATGAAATTGATCAAAATCATGTTCTGCCGTATCTGATTTCTCGAACAAGACAGAATATATGGCAAACAGTCatagagagggagggagagaaagGGAACAAACCCAATATTAAGACGGTTTTTGGGATCTCCAGTAGCATAGCCAGTGAAATAGAAATACCGAGTCACAAGGAAAAGAGAACCAAGGGCAGCACAAACACAAGGATGCCTTATCCCTCCTAACACCATCAGCAAAAAGAACACTGGCATCATTTCCAGGGAATTCTGATGTCCTCTCTGCAccaaaaaaccaataaataaataaatcaaaatccaCCTTTcaagaaaccaaaccaaaccaaacaaaaacaagaaaagaaaaggcagggAGGGAGGGGAAAGAGGACCTGAACACAGTTGAAGAGCTTGGCATCTTTGTTTTCTGATTCAATGGCATAAAGGGTTGGATAAGGGACCTTGTATTTCTTGCGAGCTGAaccaacttggaatcccatccaGAAATTGAGAAAGCAATAAgcaacaagaacaaaaactaCGTAACCATATTCTTTAGGGAACATCTCTACTCCTGCCATGATGTCTGATTTTGAAACAGTAAGGAACAGAACCTACTTCTCTTATAGTGCTAGGCTGCTAGCTCTGAGCTGATGAGGTTGACCTTTTCAGTTTGtgctcgtgtttttttttttctagaatgtTCCTGGCTTTTTCTTCACTGCAAAGGCAAAGCCCACATGGATTAGTTTGTGcgaatttaaatgttttgaagaatttttcaaaacaattataagGCCTTTCTAGTTTTGTCCTGGTTTTAAAGCTTGCACAGCCCATTGTTTTATCTATCTAGAAAACCTGCTTggttatgatattattttgactattttaaaaatattaaactagatCTCATCTTAGTTTTGATCTTGTTAACTAATTTTAGGTTACTTGTGTCAGATTAATACCTACCTAATTCAACATCAAACTTGGCTTAGGTTTTAATGGTCACtgaattaattcatcaaataaaatcaaattaaaaaacttccACGAATCAATAGAACTATAATacactattgttttttattattattctaattttgaAGTTggcattaaaaacaattattgaatGCATcacaaaatgaattaaaaaaaatcggtCATAATATTCAAAAGGTTATTATCATACAAGAAagtatgtttttaaaatcacctgtaagaacttgtaaaaaaaaccgGATAAAAAAACTCAGTTTCTATTGACATATAAATTTGGTATAAGAACATGCTTATCATTAAATCAAAAGAGAACCACCCACAAGCAATGCTTAATCAATAGATTAGGTGAAGTTATGATGCATCCAATAATGAATTTCTCTAAGCTCTTTTTAATAAACAGTTAAAATGATATTGACCAGCTTGCATGCATTACAACCCATCCCTGCCAAATAACTTATATTCTCAAAACTTAATCTTAGCGTTTTGATCCACAGAGAACACCCACTAGCCAACTGGGCCAAATGTCAAGGTTATACAAAACTAGGAGCACCTTTAATCAAAGATTGGTGGGGGGTATTGAAGCCTAGCTTAGGAACTCTCTCTGCAAAAGGGGAAGGGAAAGGGCACCAGCAAATCTCAGTCACGCATTCACAAGCTTGAGGTCTATCAGGAGCTTATCTTTCTCCAGTTTCGCGGAACATATAGAGTTTCCATAAAGCGATGTTTTTTCACATGAACATCAGTCAAGtgttaagagtgtgtttggtattgcggtagctattgtggttgtggtttgaaaaaagttattttataaaaagtatttttagttgaggttggtttgaaaaaataggtgtttggttaaaactgtggttaaaattgaggttgaagaaaaaatagttttaacgtgtttggttaaaaaaatgcttttcaaattgaggttatatatatatatatatatatatatatatatatatattaatgatttttaacttaaatattgtagatttaactactgttattacatcatgaaataaataatattgatatcaaatattttttattattccattaaactatatgcaatgtcattacatacgaaatctatccaacaagaactatatttttcatggtttcttaagcacgcaacaacaaaaactgaattttttaatttatgtagtgttattaaataataaagattgtgatatctttattattggaattgcgatcaaattccacaaatgttacgtcatcatgcgatatctttctaatttatgtagtgttattaaataatattagatactaatttttttagtacaacacaattttttttaaaaaatttacaatttcattatagtacgagtaaatttaatttaccttaaactaattttaaaaaaaaaacaaaaaaaaaatattgttcacaatTAACTGCACTGGTGTTgttcggaaaaaaaaaactcaacttttttcattgatttttcaaaaaaaaaaaaaaaaaacctgaccATTGCAACAGGGGAGCATGGCTCTGaacagtggagccatgctccactgttccAAAAAATTACCATGAGACTACTCATGCTCCATTGTTCCAAAAAATTACCATGAGACTGGGCAGCAAAAATCAGTAGGCCCTACCAAGTAAAATCAGGTTTGTTTCCTttaccaaacatcaaaatgtGTGGCTGCGGGTGAGCCTCACCCGCAGCCACAAAACCAAACAGCATCTAAGACAGTTTCTGACACTCAAGAGTCCAAACATGGATACTTTTTCTCGAAGATCGCATTGACCGGGGCAAGTCTTAGTGAAAGCAAGAACGACTACACGACTGGTATCATCAAACGAAGAAACAAATGGAAAAAACATAGGCCTCAAAGAAATCAACATGCCAGCGGGGTGTAGAATGGAAAAAGCTCAACGGAGCTGAAATAGACTACAATCCTTGTAAGAACAGAGCAATAGATTACTAATAAACAAAAACAGGAGCTACATATTGTGTCAAGTGCCAATATTTTGAACTTCCATCCATCTATGATATAAAATAACATCTTCTAAAGCAACAAACAAGACAAGACACTAAGCAAAAGTTCAGAATCCTTGGAGCTTAGGATCACTTCTTGGACTTCTTAGTTCCCCTGTAAACAAAGCAAGAAAAGGAACAGTCAACATATTGGATTAAAACAACTTGCTTTAGTCGAAGTGTGTATTCATGTCATATATGTGCTTACTCTGCTGGTTGAGAAACAGCAGCGGGTGGTGCAGCTACTGGCTTTTCTGCTCCAGGTCCCTGTACATAATTGCAATGAACAATGTCAACATCACATGTAATAAAGAATAACCTGATATCTATGAACTTAGGCAGAAAGTAGACAGAATCTAATCTCATTTGACACAGAGAACACCATTAATGCCAAGTTCTGTGACTGTAAGGACACCAAAGAACCAAACCAGGCATGAG of the Populus nigra chromosome 7, ddPopNigr1.1, whole genome shotgun sequence genome contains:
- the LOC133698218 gene encoding uncharacterized protein LOC133698218, with protein sequence MAGVEMFPKEYGYVVFVLVAYCFLNFWMGFQVGSARKKYKVPYPTLYAIESENKDAKLFNCVQRGHQNSLEMMPVFFLLMVLGGIRHPCVCAALGSLFLVTRYFYFTGYATGDPKNRLNIGKYGFLALLGLIGCTISFGISLLRG